A stretch of Coccidioides posadasii str. Silveira chromosome 2, complete sequence DNA encodes these proteins:
- the MEC1 gene encoding serine/threonine-protein kinase M1 (EggNog:ENOG410PGIW~COG:L~BUSCO:44at33183) encodes MAAHNETKPGRSGQHSVSNLGEPASSLIAAHLAPHLAPGRNGDHGIERETFSQLRREIFDQDENGQVNLDDNLSDIHTLICVVIKAGLEPLLKRRKANVPKGDVLGQVVDCLDIVQMAIQKAPHVLREPCDPGILGEDTAGAPLFTWIIPFHLALLCAWDEKAVREKICRVLSIIYTCQFKASRSWHSSRSIIWFLRACVIDLIVSIENTGASGGREVAITPLYFPSWSNVFANCLETLNIPRSAVTRRPLGSLFVVAKTCFQVLESFCSPISTPAFHSRAYFFRECILWNLQCYQRLWKSIFIWFELAETQLQEEHAVNLLTDLIFLAKRCFSCSQRLGLGLDERVMRALVQNGADMLSSTKLQRSFDLQHALSQLLSEVMRASHSCPTAHELIAEHFLEDLEELTSDADKLAALHQSFQHVTVRVVQGDYYAPGPSSKFQRRTSSQSVLRARESTVINEYVPPENGLNPSTPDSERARKRPRLMDMGKANSVLDIPQMVTNAICTIVGSLPVNRLEDMDPSIMDAFPDLSANEKCETLLHLGHLACALSGSITIEERMDVPSSIYRCAICDSSGWKTASAICKQRQRFDELRATLASLIPTLRRFAECRVAGMLALQNILIHDSKSEGSQLGGAPYGEFCLQSLCSSVRELRIAAGKTMAIFLRAPLDEDVRRNNFVIALKYLQQLQEKNELSVQETCIMVLRRIAEVSGDEEMNIVLLRLLEYLGHTSPFISGVAYTELSKLAQHLALTPAALFRPFWRTLSVLVIKHLQTRPHMADLLCDLIGMKVDNFLRLTEVHILPYLVMTRKKDIIARIARTYEDKTVFQLCTTGVNIAAILCLLLTQEFSDLETMVPTILSEVAPGFKDQDLAALVRMEPILIACELLKGIGDSSAGEESKHYKALELVASVTPLLPGQESSSGIINPLTAFLEGHVLGIITEFANVINDFQIRQSIVEKKRSVIAIGQMVKIAGASISIALPQICACLRSALDMEELREHAFSSWCTMVTLLDDIDVEALIDQSFAIIVKNWTKFRAPSRQKAIELVEHILEKCQELVANTFTTMPSLASIPEMANFSKKISDLKEGMDIRSQFETFCLRCQNENQVVVEQALEELVPQLRKHEEFIHRAAINEQPNQNIAGRLTRSLLDCCAKFNPTSENIMLLSAKCLGIIGCLDPSRIDLVKEKKDILVLSNFQRADETVDFALFFLHHVLVEAFLSASNTRSQGFLAYAMQSLLKYCGLTSVVPPRTQDLESGEMYRRWLSLPEYVRNTLTPFLSSKYTVIIGAISTSCNYPLFSSNISHPEWLRTFVLDLLQKGNDTNTRMIFNISSRIIRSQDISIAAFLLPFAALNAAISDDDEIRQCIRKELANVLEYTLPEHNHHMQENILLCSESVFGVLDYLSRWVQGKKRELTGSTTSRDRRETMDERTVQVKRVEALLSSIPAEVISRRAVECKSYARALFHWEQYIRQQRSKTVTDSSELESLYQKLQDIYTQIDEPDGIEGISSHLHVLNIDQQILEHRKAGRWVAAQTWYELQLNKTPEDIDVQMNLLTCLKESGQHDVLLNQFGSLKTTEATLPKMLPFAVEASWVTSKWDRLETYLAQRPKHGVGDFTIGVGSALAAIRAKDQSFKNKINELRLNVAKGLTSNSVSSFQASHDSISKLHVLAEMELLTNMESESSPSRETLFDTLDRRLAILGGCISDKQYILGLRRAIMELLPPFNELDVASIWLIISRLARKANSTEQAFNAVLHAAQLKDKSATIEYARLLWKEGHHRKAIRTLESAIAANAFGSFDKSPGEDLTETSTADDQHKQNMLTARAHLLLARWMDSAGQTQSEVIIQKYRQAIKFHTRWEKAHYYLGKHYAKILDSEKAKPIGKEAQIYLSGEAAKLVIDNYLRSLAHGNKYVFQTLPKALTLWLEHASAVNLPFDPKRGDNEEFQKHNMTQRKRSLDDMNAQFRKYINRIPAALLFTILPQVVTRICHSNNTVYNILTQIVVKTVHAFSQQGLWTLLAVLKSSTKDRASRGLACIHKITETAKKQKTDISAADIRVIMNQGQKFSDELLKLCGAPVEDRVMKVSLARHLGFNHRVAPCRLVIPLETTLTPILPASHETNFLKTFRAFANDPITIETVLDEGLVLLSMQRPRKISIRGSDGKVYSLLCKPKDDLRKDQRLMEYNTMINRFLKRDVESNKRRLYIKTYAVTPLNERCGLIEWVDGLRPLREIVTKLLKARGIMINYTEIKHYLTETSSSDSKLAAFSKLLTKYPPVLHEWFVEMFPEPSAWLTARLRYTRSCAVMSMVGSSLGLGDRHGENILFEEGTGEILHVDFNCLFDKGLTLEMPELVPFRLTHNMIDAFGAYGYNGPFRKTCELTQGLLRQNEDSLMTILETFLHDPTTDFIDKKKRTNPRVPDTPEAVLEFVRNRLRGLLPGESVPLSVGGQVDELIIQATSIRNLAAMYIGWCAFF; translated from the exons ATGGCTGCACATAATGAAACGAAGCCGGGTCGGTCTGGACAGCATTCTGTGAGTAATCTTGGGGAACCCGCCTCTTCACTCATTGCCGCTCACCTAGCACCTCACCTCGCGCCAGGGAGGAATGGGGATCATGGCATTGAGCGCGAAACATTTTCTCAATTGCGCCGAGAAATCTTTGATCAAGATGAAAACGGCCAGGTTAATCTTGATGACAACCTAAGTGATATCCATACTTTGATTTGCGTGGTCATCAAAGCTGGTCTTGAGCCCTTGCTTAAAAGACGGAAGGCCAATGTGCCAAAAGGGGATGTTCTCGGGCAAGTTGTGGATTGCCTCGATATCGTGCAAATGGCCATACAAAAGGCGCCGCACGTTTTACGCGAGCCGTGCGATCCTGGCATTCTGGGTGAGGACACTGCTGGGGCGCCTTTGTTTACCTGGATTATTCCTTTTCACCTAGCCTTACTCTGTGCCTGGGATGAAAAAGCTGTGCGGGAAAAAATTTGTCGTGTGTTGTCCATTATTTATACTTGCCAGTTCAAGGCTAGCAGATCATGGCACTCTTCTAGATCAATCATCTGGTTTCTTAGAGCATGTGTGATAG ACCTGATTGTATCTATCGAAAATACCGGCGCATCTGGTGGTCGTGAGGTTGCAATTACACCTCTCTACTTTCCGTCGTGGTCAAATGTATTCGCCAACTGCTTAGAGACACTCAATATCCCTCGGTCTGCAGTTACTCGACGACCACTTGGTAGTCTTTTCGTCGTCGCAAAGACATGTTTCCAAGTTTTAGAATCATTTTGCAGCCCCATTTCGACGCCAGCGTTCCATTCACGTGCTTATTTTTTTCGAGAATGCATCCTATGGAATCTTCAATGCTATCAAAGATTATGGAAGTCGATTTTTATATGGTTTGAGTTGGCAGAAACCCAGCTGCAAGAGGAGCATGCCGTGAACCTTCTCACAGACTTGATTTTCCTCGCGAAACgatgtttctcatgctcCCAACGGCTTGGTCTAGGTCTTGACGAGAGAGTTATGCGTGCGCTAGTCCAAAACGGCGCGGATATGTTATCATCGACCAAATTACAACGCAGCTTTGATCTACAACATGCTCTAAGCCAGCTGTTGAGTGAGGTTATGCGAGCGTCGCATAGCTGTCCCACAGCACACGAACTCATTGCAGAGCATTTCCTTGAAGATTTGGAGGAACTCACGTCAGATGCAGATAAGCTTGCAGCGTTGCATCAGTCCTTTCAG CACGTAACTGTTAGGGTAGTGCAGGGGGACTATTATGCTCCCGGACCGTCATCTAAATTTCAACGGCGCACCTCTTCTCAGTCAGTCCTTCGTGCCCGGGAAAGTACTGTGATCAATGAATATGTCCCACCCGAAAATGGGCTGAATCCTAGCACCCCCGACTCTGAGAGAGCTCGCAAACGCCCCCGCCTTATGGACATGGGAAAAGCCAACAGCGTACTTGACATTCCACAGATGGTTACAAATGCTATCTGTACCATAGTAGGATCTTTACCCGTAAATAGACTCGAAGATATGGATCCTTCAATCAT GGATGCCTTTCCTGACCTATCCGCTAATGAGAAATGTGAAACTCTGCTTCATCTTGGTCACCTTGCTTGTGCCTTGTCTGGTAGTATAACTATTGAGGAGCGTATGGATGTACCTAGTTCTATATATCGATGCGCAATTTGCGACAGTAGTGGTTGGAAAACCGCAAGTGCTATATGCAAACAAAGGCAGAGGTTTGACGAGTTACGCGCAACCCTGGCCAGTTTGATACCCACGCTCCGCAGGTTTGCAGAATGTCGGGTTGCGGGAATGCTAGCTCTGCAAAACATATTGATCCATGACTCGAAAAGTGAAGGCTCGCAACTGGGAGGGGCGCCATATGGAGAATTTTGCCTGCAATCTCTCTGTAGTTCCGTGCGAGAGCTCAGAATCGCTGCCGG GAAAACAATGGCCATCTTTTTAAGAGCGCCGCTCGATGAAGACGTTCGCCGGAATAATTTTGTTATAGCATTGAAGTACCTCCAACAGCTCCAAGAGAAGAATGAACTATCTGTACAGGAAACGTGTATTATGGTGCTACGGCGCATTGCAGA GGTATCTGGTGATGAGGAAATGAATATTGTTCTCCTCCGTCTTCTGGAGTATTTGGGCCATACCAGCCCTTTTATTAGTGGAGTCGCATACACCGAG CTGTCGAAACTAGCCCAACACCTGGCACTTACTCCTGCCGCCCTTTTTCGACCCTTCTGGAGAACGTTATCAGTGCTAGTAATAAAGCATCTGCAGACAAGGCCGCATATGGCAGATCTTTTATGTGACTTAATCGGAATGAAAGTCGATAACTTTTTGCGACTAACAGAAGTACACATCTTGCCATATCTTGTTATGACCCGCAAGAAAGATATCATCGCCAGAATTGCGCGGACCTACGAGGACAAAACCGTTTTTCAACTTTGTACTACTGGTGTCAACATTGCGGCTATCCTGTGTCTTTTATTGACTCAGGAGTTTTCCGACTTAGAAACCATGGTCCCAACTATTCTCTCTGAAGTGGCCCCAGGGTTTAAAGATCAAGATCTCGCAGCCCTGGTCAGAATGGAACCGATCTTAATTGCCTGTGAACTTCTAAAGGGAATTGGCGATTCCTCAGCAGGTGAAGAATCCAAG CACTACAAAGCTTTAGAGCTTGTAGCGTCGGTTACACCCCTCCTACCCGGCCAGGAGAGTTCTTCTGGGATAATTAATCCACTCACTGCCTTTCTGGAAGGGCATGTCCTTGGAATAATTACCGAATTCGCGAATGTGATTAACGATTTTCAGATACGACAGTCTATAGTAGAGAAAAAACGCAGTGTAATCGCGATAGGCCAAATGGTAAAAATAGCTGGCGCCAGCATCAGTATAGCCTTACCACAG ATATGTGCTTGCCTTCGTTCAGCTCTTGACATGGAAGAGTTACGGGAGCAcgccttttcttcttggtgCACCATGGTCACCTTACTCGACGACATAGATGTTGAAGCTTTGATTGACCAAAGTTTTGCGATAATCGTAAAAAACTGGACAAAATTTCGGGCGCCGTCTCGGCAAAAAGCGATTGAACTTGTTGAGCACATATTGGAAAAGTGCCAGGAGCTTGTTGCAAATACATTTACCACCATGCCGTCTCTTGCGTCAATACCAGAAATGGCGAATTTCTCTAAAAAGATCTCGGATTTAAAAGAAGGAATGGACATTCGGAGCCAGTTCGAAACTTTTTGTCTTCGATGCCAGAACGAAAACCAAGTTGTTGTCGAGCAAGCACTTGAAGAGCTAGTTCCACAGCTGCGAAAACATGAAGAATTTATTCACCGAGCTGCAATCAACGAGCAGCCGAATCAAAATATTGCCGGCCGGCTGACACGGTCATTACTCGATTGTTGTGCGAAATTCAACCCGACGTCTGAAAATATCATGTTATTATCCGCCAAATGTCTCGGTATTATCGGATGCCTCGACCCTAGCCGCATTGATCTggtgaaagagaaaaaggatATCCTCGTCCTCTCCAATTTCCAAAGAGCGGATGAGACGGTTGATTTTGCACTATTTTTCTTGCATCATGTCCTGGTCGAAGCTTTCCTTTCTGCATCTAATACTCGATCACAGGGTTTTCTTGCCTATGCCATGCAATCACTCCTAAAATACTGCGGCTTGACTTCGGTGGTACCACCGCGTACTCAGGACCTTGAATCGGGGGAGATGTATCGACGCTGGCTGTCGCTTCCAGAATATGTGAGAAACACTCTGACGCCTTTCCTTAGCTCGAAATATACGGTGATCATAGGAGCTATCAGCACATCCTGCAACTATCCATTATTTTCGTCCAATATTAGCCACCCGGAGTGGCTTCGTACATTTGTGCTAGATCTGTTACAAAAAGGCAATGATACAAACACTAGGATGATTTTCAATATAAGCAGTCGGATTATTCGGAGTCAGGATATCTCTATTGCAGCTTTCCTTCTCCCGTTTGCTGCACTTAATGCCGCAATCAGTGACGACGATGAAATTCGACAATGCATACGAAAAGAACTCGCCAATGTCTTAGAATATACACTTCCGGAGCATAATCATCATATGCAAGAGAATATCTTGTTGTGCAGTGAG AGTGTATTCGGTGTGCTAGACTACTTGTCGCGCTGGGTACAAGGCAAAAAGCGAGAGCTTACAGGCTCCACTACAAGTCGTGATCGCAGAGAAACAATGGACGAACGCACGGTCCAGGTGAAACGGGTGGAAGCATTGCTATCTTCTATCCCGGCCGAAGTTATTTCTCGACGCGCTGTTGAGTGCAAATCTTACGCCCGGGCGCTCTTTCACTGGGAGCAGTACATTAGGCAGCAGAGGTCCAAAACGGTAACGGATTCTTCCGAGTTGGAGTCTCTTTATCAGAAGCTACAGGATATCTACACACAAATTGATGAACCAGATGGCATTGAAGGTATTTCCTCCCATCTCCACGTCCTTAATATCGATCAACAGATTCTCGAACACCGCAAAGCTGGGCGATGGGTTGCCGCCCAAACCTGGTACGAGCTTCAACTAAATAAGACACCGGAAGATATTGATGTTCAGATGAATTTGTTAACATGTTTGAAGGAGTCTGGGCAGCATG ACGTCCTTCTAAACCAATTTGGTTCATTGAAAACCACCGAAGCCACGCTGCCAAAGATGCTGCCATTTGCCGTGGAGGCCTCGTGGGTAACCAGCAAATGGGACCGGTTGGAAACCTACCTTGCACAGCGCCCCAAACATGGAGTTGGGGATTTCACGATTGGTGTTGGGTCTGCGTTGGCTGCAATTCGCGCGAAAGATCAATCATTTAAGAACAAAATCAATGAGTTGCGCCTAAATGTTGCTAAAGGCCTGACATCAAATTCAGTTTCTTCGTTTCAAGCAAGCCATGATAGTATCTCAAAACTACATGTTCTTGCGGAGATGGAACTCCTAACCAATATGGAGTCCGAGTCTTCCCCCTCTCGTGAAACGCTATTTGATACTCTCGATCGAAGATTGGCGATTCTTGGGGGCTGCATCTCGGATAAGCAATATATTCTTGGTCTCAGACGAGCAATCATGGAATTACT GCCTCCATTCAATGAGCTGGATGTCGCCTCCATTTGGTTGATCATCTCCAGACTCGCACGGAAAGCTAACTCTACAGAGCAAGCGTTCAACGCTGTCCTTCATGCCGCCCAATTGAAGGACAAATCCGCAACTATTGAATACGCCAGATTGTTGTGGAAGGAGGGCCATCATAGGAAAGCAATCAGAACTCTTGAAAGTGCTATTGCGGCTAACGCATTCGGATCCTTCGATAAAAGCCCCGGGGAAGATTTGACTGAGACTTCCACTGCAGACGATCAGCATAAACAGAACATGCTCACTGCGCGG GCACATCTTCTCCTCGCTAGATGGATGGACAGCGCCGGTCAGACTCAATCAGAAGTCATAATTCAAAAGTATCGACAGGCTATCAAGTTTCATACAAG ATGGGAAAAGGCTCATTACTACCTTGGAAAGCATTATGCAAAGATATTGGATTCCGAAAAAGCCAAGCCTATTGGAAAAGAAGCTCAAATATA CCTGAGTGGCGAAGCGGCCAAGTTGGTAATTGATAACTACCTACGATCCCTTGCCCATGGGAATAAGTATGTGTTCCAAACTTTACCGAAGGCTCTAACATTGTGGCTTGAGCATGCATCCGCAGTGAACCTGCCATTTGATCCTAAAAGGGGGGATAACGA GGAATTCCAAAAGCACAATATGACGCAGCGCAAAAGAAGCCTCGATGACATGAATGCCCAGTTTCGCAAATATATCAACAGAATCCCGGCTGCACTG TTATTTACCATTCTGCCACAAGTTGTCACACGCATATGCCACTCGAATAACACGGTCTACAACATTTTAACACAAATCGTGGTGAAGACGGTCCATGCGTTTTCTCAGCAGGGGTTGTGGACTCTTCTCGCGGTCTTGAAATCTTCCACGAAGGATCGGGCGTCTAGGGGGTTGGCTTGCATTCATAAAATAACC GAAACTGCAAAAAAGCAGAAAACAGATATCTCAGCAGCGGATATTCGGGTAATCATGAATCAGGGGCAGAAATTCTCGGACGAACTTTTGAAATTATGCGGTGCACCAGTCGAAGATAGGGTAATGAAAGTTAGTTTGGCTCGTCATTTGGGTTTTAATCATCGAGTGGCTCCTTGTCGACTTGTTATCCCTCTGGAAACGACCTTGACTCCTATCTTACCTGCGAGTCACGAGACAAACTTCTTAAAGACATTCCGAGCGTTTGCAAACGACCCAATAACTATCGAAA CGGTGCTCGACGAAGGCCTTGTCCTTCTCTCAATGCAAAGACCACGGAAAATAAGCATTCGAGGCTCTGATGGCAAAGTATATAGCCTTCTCTGCAAACCGAAAGATGATCTCCGCAAAGATCAACGCTTGATGGAGTACAATACTATGATTAATCGATTCTTGAAGAGGGACGTAGAATCGAATAAGCGCCGCTTATATATCAAAACATATGCTGTTACGCCGCTGAACGAGCGGTGTGGCCTTATTGAATGGGTTGATGGGCTGCGGCCTTTGAGAGAGATCGTCACAAAGCTGCTGAAGGCGCGTGGCATTATGATAAAT TACACTGAGATCAAGCATTATTTGACGGAAACGTCCTCAAGCGATTCAAAGCTTGCGGCATTCTCGAAGCTCTTGACGAA GTATCCTCCTGTTTTGCATGAGTGGTTTGTTGAGATGTTCCCCGAACCGTCAGCATGGCTTACAGCCAGACTGAGATATACGAGATCCTGCGCTGTAATGTCTATGGTTGGTTCTTCATTAGG GCTTGGGGACAGACACGGAGAAAATATTCTCTTCGAAGAAGGAACAGGAGAAATCCTTCATGTTGACTTCAACTGTCTTTTCGACAAG GGTTTGACACTCGAGATGCCCGAATTGGTACCGTTTCGACTCACTCATAATATGATTGATGCATTCGGAGCGTATGGATATAATG GTCCGTTTCGAAAGACCTGCGAGCTTACCCAGGGTCTACTACGCCAAAATGAAGACTCCCTAATGACCATTCTCGAAACATTCCTCCATGATCCGACGACAGATTTTATCGATAAGAAG AAACGAACCAACCCACGCGTTCCTGATACCCCTGAGGCCGTTCTCGAGTTTGTCAGGAATAGACTTCGCGGCCTGTTACCAGGCGAATCTGTTCCTCTATCCGTTGGCGGACAGGTAGACGAGTTAATAATACAAGCAACAAGCATAAGGAATTTGGCAGCGATGTATATTGGATGGTGTGCTTTCTTCTAA
- the TAD2 gene encoding tRNA(adenine34) deaminase (EggNog:ENOG410PHDP~COG:F~BUSCO:13588at33183), with protein MTTGRLQAKPSRSSALTMADTSADDPAHEQFMREALQMAEQALAIGETPVGCVLVHDGKVIGRGMNDTNRSLNGTRHAEFLAIEEALRSYPRSIFRTTDLYVTVEPCIMCASLLRQNYIRRVFFGCVNDRFGGTGGVLNLHSDRAIDPPYTVYGGIFRNEAIMLLRRFYIQENEKAPNPRPKSNRELKRKLDDADEPTSLAPSFQTA; from the exons ATGACGACTGGGAGGCTACAAGCGAAACCGTCCCGTTCTTCAGCTTTGACCATGGCGGATACCAGCGCTGACGACCCGGCACATGAGCAATTCATGAGAGAGGCTTTGCAAATG GCCGAGCAAGCTCTTGCGATAGGCGAAACACCCGTTGGCTGCGTCCTGGTGCATGACGGCAAAGTAATTGGCCGCGGAATGAACGACACCAATAGGTCTTTGAAT GGGACAAGACATGCTGAGTTCCTGGCAATTGAAGAGGCCTTGAGATCCTATCCACGATCCATATTTCGGACGACGGATCTTTACGTGACGGTTGAACCGTGTATCATGTGTGCCTCGTTGCTGAGGCAAAATTATATCCGACGTGTTTTCTTTGGCTGCGTAAATGATCGCTTCGGGGGAACTGGAGGAGTTTTAAATTTGCATTCAGA CCGGGCAATTGATCCGCCATATACAGTGTATGGCGGCATATTCCGCAACGAGGCGATCATGCTCCTACGCCGTTTTTATATccaagaaaatgaaaaag CACCCAATCCACGGCCAAAGTCCAACCGTGAATTGAAGAGGAAACTTGACGACGCTGATGAGCCGACGTCACTGGCACCATCTTTTCAGACAGCATGA
- a CDS encoding uncharacterized protein (EggNog:ENOG410PIMM~COG:S~TransMembrane:2 (o40-57i69-90o)~BUSCO:14793at33183) yields the protein MAADHGRPLVPPKQLRTDYPLIDSDPHVKRVFGYARTSDWALGGATAILGPLTFAIMERVQPAHSGKINFARCMRLAGGIGLVAGAITVYQRSCNRFYGLSENKREEEMDMREMVDKVKRGEPLYGESSLSPYMQGVAARNSRYSSLFIHVIPWFNVVNHNQHGVDTAKYYRQAERELEAERMQKEGL from the exons ATGGCTGCTGACCATGGCAGGCCGCTTGTACCCCCCAAGCAACTTAGAACTGACTACCCG CTTATAGATTCTGATCC ACATGTAAAACGAGTGTTCGGATATGCCAGAACGTCCGATTGGGCGCTGGGAGGTGCTACTGCCATCCTCGGCCCCCTCACATTTGCCATTATGGAGAGAGTACAGCCGGCTCACTCGGGTAAAATCAATTTCGCCAGATGTATGCGCTTGGCGGGTGGTATAGGATTGGTCGCCGGTGCTATTACAGTTTATCAGAGATCTTGCA ATCGATTCTACGGACTTTCGGAgaataagagagaagaagaaatggataTGAGAGAAATGGTTGATAAAGTGAAGAGAGGAGAGCCTCTATACGGAGAGTCCTCGCTGTCCCCTTACATGCAGGGTGTCGCTGCGAGAAATTCGCGATACTCGAGCTTGTTTATCCACGTCATTCCTTGGTTCAATGTTGTGAACCATAACCAG CATGGTGTCGACACTGCGAAATACTACCGCCAAGCGGAGCGGGAACTAGAAGCCGAACGCATGCAGAAGGAGGGCCTTTAG
- the CSM3 gene encoding chromosome segregation in meiosis- protein (EggNog:ENOG410PPZK~COG:D): protein MAEDTAFDDLFNYDAGIEDLLRDPEEEKNDGRASGTGTGSTENKNDDLVGLEEIKITRKRAPTVKLDENRLLSQAGIPKLRKSAKTKLKFKGKRHEFSDVARLLNFYQLWLDDLYPRAKFADGLSIIEKLGHTKRMQVMRKEWIDEGKPGRNLYDSNATSLDPNSDNRGDKDTADPTIPSIFQRTLEQSAPAMEAHRNDQAESTHSPKRLSDSEIPSIFGGGKAISLRNNADDDDDLFVPGNEGMDIDPPVQASQVPEEDDLDTFLAEQESTMQNTAHGLGILKPNAPPADEEDDLDALLAEAENTPARAPKTGHLEVNRPAADDFDDELHMLNEFGL, encoded by the exons ATGGCGGAAGACACAGCCTTTGATGACCTTTTTAACTACGATGCCGGAATCGAAGATCTATTGCGCGAtccagaagaagagaaaaatgaCGGGAGGGCTTCTGGAACGGGAACGGGGAGTACGGAGAATAAGAACGATGACCTAGTTGGCCTCGAAGAAATTAAAATCACTAGGAAAAGAGCACCAACAGTGAAGCTCGATGAAAACCG ACTACTTTCCCAGGCGGGAATTCCTAAGCTACGAAAATCTGCAAAAACGAAGCTAAAGTTTAAGGGAAAGCGTCACGAG TTTTCGGATGTTGCACGTCTTCTGAACTTCTACCAGCTTTGGCTAGACGACCTATACCCGCGCGCAAAGTTCGCGGACGGCCTGTCAATCATTGAAAAGCTGGGCCACACAAAACGCATGCAGGTCATGCGGAAAGAGTGGATTGATGAAGGCAAGCCCGGCCGAAATTTATACGACAGTAATGCCACCTCCCTCGACCCCAATAGCGATAATAGAGGCGACAAAGACACGGCAGATCCAACAATTCCTTCCATCTTTCAACGAACACTGGAGCAGAGCGCTCCAGCTATGGAAGCTCATCGGAACGATCAAGCAGAGAGCACTCATAGCCCTAAGCGTCTTTCCGACTCAGAAATACCATCCATCTTTGGCGGTGGCAAGGCAATCTCATTAAGGAACAATgccgacgacgatgatgatcTTTTCGTCCCTGGAAATGAAGGCATGGACATCGATCCTCCAGTCCAAGCCTCACAAGTACCCGAAGAAGATGACCTCGACACATTTCTTGCAGAGCAAGAAAGCACAATGCAAAATACGGCCCATGGGTTAGGAATACTAAAGCCAAATGCCCCACCAGCGGACGAAGAGGACGACTTAGACGCCCTTCTCGCCGAGGCAGAAAATACACCTGCGCGTGCACCGAAAACTGGTCACCTAGAAGTGAATCGCCCAGCTGCGGATGATTTCGATGATGAATTACATATGTTGAATGAATTCGGATTGTAA